The Miscanthus floridulus cultivar M001 chromosome 17, ASM1932011v1, whole genome shotgun sequence genome has a window encoding:
- the LOC136518816 gene encoding uncharacterized protein — translation MASDSYDSGGKNKSLETARRLLEVTSTTEAEPEPEQLPSLPPGFYDAFVLRGIRVVQALQPGTLLCHFTVPSRLLNSGGFLHGGATASLVDLVASAAFATAGLRTRGSPLEMNISYLDAAFADEEIDIEAKVLRAGKAVGVAVVELKKKSGKIIAQARYSKYLGVASSKL, via the exons ATGGCCTCCGACTCCTACGATTCCGGTGGAAAAAACAAGTCGTTGGAGACGGCGAGGCGGCTGCTGGAGGTGACCTCCACGACTGaggcggagccggagccggagcagcTGCCCAGCCTGCCCCCTGGGTTCTACGACGCCTTCGTCCTCAGGGGAATCCGCGTCGTCCAGGCCCTCCAGCCCGGCACACTCCTCTGCCACTTCACCGTCCCCTCCAGACTACTC AATTCGGGCGGCTTCCTGCACGGCGGTGCAACCGCCTCCCTAGTCGATTTGGTTGCCTCCGCCGCCTTCGCCACTGCCGGTCTCCGCACCAGGGGCTCGCCCCTTGAGATGAACATCTCCTACCTTGATGCTGCTTTTGCTGAT GAAGAGATTGATATCGAAGCGAAGGTTCTGCGCGCTGGCAAGGCAGTAGGGGTGGCCGTTGTGGAACTGAAGAAGAAATCTGGAAAAATCATCGCTCAAGCTCGCTACTCCAAGTATCTCGGTGTAGCATCTAGTAAGCTCTGA
- the LOC136515760 gene encoding uncharacterized protein yields MRKYKKGLKRERYKFVKRRFPNKQKRKCYNYGSTEHFIIDCPYENKEDKKDKNKKHYKKDDKAQHKKKNYSGQAHIGHEWDSNDDSSSEEETKKVATIAIKKHSCSPKLFTNLTDDEERSTLCCLMGKGEKVKPKSKPKPSPPSSDESDIDSSDESSDEVNNLVSKMDKKSKNFIAKVVDELERTQATLAKQEKLYVTCKKALASERSEVETVRLEIDQAESVIATLKDDLNTLQEKNNALKTRNEELEEQFSILWDKTSHPTKASEISNASTSKGCDRCYNVDLEACATNLANMEAMKKEIVRFNNIIASGCMDDASKKPKFIQGRHPFIKDGLGHKKGGKTRERKMVNEVS; encoded by the coding sequence GGTTGAAAAGAGAAAGGTACAAGTTTGTGAAGAGGAGATTTCCCAACAAGCAAAAGAGGAAATGCTATAATTATGGGAGCACGGAGCATTTCATTATCGATTGTCCTTATGAGAACAAAGAGGACAAGAAAGACAAGAACAAGAAGCACTACAAGAAAGATGACAAGGCCCAACACAAGAAGAAGAACTATTCGGGTCAAGCTCATATTGGTCATGAATGGGATTCAAAcgatgatagctcaagtgaagaagaaacaaagaaagttGCAACTATTGCTATCAAGAAGCATTCTTGTTCACCAAAGCTCTTCACCAACTTGACCGATGATGAGGAGAGATCTACACTCTGTTGTCTCATGGGCAAAGGAGAAAAGGTAAAACCAAAATCCAAGCCTAAACCCTCTCCTCCATCTAGTGATGAATCCGACATAGACTCtagtgatgaatctagtgatgaagtaAACAACTTGGTAAGTAAAATGGATAAAAAATCTAAGAACTTCATAGCCAAGGTGGTAGATGAATTAGAGAGAACTCAAGCTACTCTTGCCAAACAAGAGAAACTCTATGTTACTTGCAAGAAAGCTCTTGCatcggaaagaagtgaggttgagACTGTACGTTTGGAAATTGACCAAGCGGAAAGTGTCATAGCTACCCTAAAGGATGACCTAAATACTCTTCAAGAGAAGAATAATGCCCTCAAGACAAGAAATGAGGAGCTTGAAGAGCAATTTAGCATCCTTTGGGATAAAACCTCACATCCTACGAAGGCAAGTGAGATCTCTAATGCATCTACTAGCAAGGGTTGTGATAGATGCTACAATGTTGATTTAGAAGCTTGTGCTACTAACCTTGCTAATATGGAAGCTATGAAGAAGGAAATTGTAAGATTCAACAATATCATAGCTAGTGGGTGCATGGATGATGCAAGCAAGAAGCCCAAGTTCATTCAAGGAAGACATCCTTTCATCAAGGATGGTCTTGGCCACAAGAAGGGTGGAAAGACCAGAGAAAGGAAGATGGTGAACGAAGTGTCTTGA
- the LOC136518817 gene encoding uncharacterized protein, producing MTDEMRMAAVFGEAKPEKSDNEADALPCQPVLFRAYSHSHSQSGLHVVATDLHSLAWHSSLDLDGLRDLQDDVGITGSWSDFLDYLNSSLSSGHVRLLFPDTARGPDTAELVATKVKGLPRITISLDRVAASALKDVIADFSLALYESYKTKQEHASRGEDQVSQLMQSLASEREKNEVMQKQLEALSFLDKRKATKPKLVTDQVPSVSSAPPSSDQIIVPVQKQTPVAFPSKVPPAKAMKRLAPVSRRARVRGALLQDTEENDDDSS from the exons ATGACTGATGAGATGAGGATGGCTGCCGTCTTCGGCGAGGCCAAGCCAGAGAAATCCGACAACGAAGCCGATGCTCTCCCGTGCCAACCTGTGCTCTTCCGCGCCTactcccactcccactcccagAGTGGCCTCCACGTCGTCGCCACCGACCTCCACTCCCTCGCCTGGCATAGCTCCCTCGACCTCGACGGCCTCCGCGACCTC CAAGATGACGTTGGCATCACTGGCTCCTGGTCCGACTTCCTCGACTACCTCAATTCTTCCTTGTCTTCCGGCCATGTCAGGCTCCTCTTCCCTGACACCGCCCGAG GTCCTGATACCGCTGAGCTTGTGGCTACCAAGGTGAAGGGACTACCTCGCATCACTATCTCTCTCGATAGAGTTGCTGCATCTGCGCTTAAAGATGTCATTGCTGATTTCTCCCTTGCGCTCTATGAATCTTACAAGACCAAGCAGGAACATGCATCCAGAGGTG AAGACCAAGTGTCACAGCTCATGCAAAGTCTAGCCTCTGAAAGA GAAAAAAACGAAGTAATGCAAAAGCAACTTGAAGCCCTTTCATTCCTCGACAAAAGAAAGGCTACAAAGCCAAAGCTGGTGACTGATCAGGTTCCAAGTGTATCGAGTGCACCTCCAAGCTCCGATCAAATTATTGTTCCTGTGCAGAAGCAAACACCAG TGGCTTTTCCTAGCAAAGTTCCTCCTGCGAAAGCTATGAAGCGATTGGCCCCTGTGTCTCGGAG GGCAAGAGTACGAGGAGCTTTGTTGCAAGATACTgaagaaaatgatgatgatagtagttaG